Genomic segment of Falco peregrinus isolate bFalPer1 chromosome 5, bFalPer1.pri, whole genome shotgun sequence:
CCCTCCCTAGGGACAAGCTCCAGCTGCAGAACCAGCTCCTGCAGAACCACCTGCAGGACATGAAGAGACAGCACTCAGGTGGGAACAGGCTCTCGGCAGTgtccctcagcctcctggctCTCCTCCTCCCCGGGATGCTCCTCCTGtgagcccacagcagcaggaacatgGGCCCCAATGATTCCCCATCCCCTGATGTGGGATGAGGAGGGACCGTCCTCATCCAGCCCAGTTGTCTGGGGGTGGCAGCGGGCACAGTGCCCACTGCAGGAGCCCACTGCCCACTcagccctgcctcctgctcacCCCTGCCCTAGGACTGCCTCTGGCCACTGGCCATACCTCCCTGCACTCTCTGGTAGCCAAATCCACCCAGTTCACCATGGGGCATTCCAGGGAGGTGATTTCCGTCCAGGCACCAGGGGCTGTGCCCAGGACGAGGGAGAGGACAggccggggctgcaggggacagagACATGGCAGGGCTGCCCTGAGGCCTCTCCATAGTTAAGTGATTTTTAACCGATTTGTAATAAAACCTTATTGAAAAACCAGCATTTTGTTGCTCCAGCACTTCTTGGGGACCTGGAACCCTGACCCTGTTGCACAGCAGGGGCAAGGGGGTGATGCAGAAACCCCCCAGGCAGACAGCAGCCTCAGCATCCCTGACACCCACTGGACCCCAACTGCATCCCCgcttctccctgcagctgtCACCCATGGTcaggcacagggacagagcACCCTCCCACCTCCAGCACAAACAAATCTATTCTGGGCTGTGACCTGTGAGAAACCGCAGCCCAAAGCGGTGTTTGgtgagaaaaaacccacaggcgGCAATTACAGCAACCCAGGGAGTGACCTGACCCAGGGACACTGGCACATCCCGGGCAGGCACCGCTGGAGCGGGCGAGCAGCCCCATGTCCCCCTCCGGTATGGACCCCGCCGTGCCCAAAGCCACCCTGAaggtgctggggctgtgtgcgatgctgctggtgctggtggcgGCGGTGACGGTGGCGGTGGCAGTGATGGTGTGGCGTTCAGAGGCAGTGGggaagctgcagggctgccGGGAACAGGCGGCCAACGAGAGCCGGGAGCTGGGGAACCGCGTGGCcgagctggagcaggagcaagCCCGGCTGCAGCGGGCAGCGGTGGCGGGCGCACAGGCAGAGGATGCTCTGCGGCAGGAGCTCACCCAGGCCCGCGGTGATGGCAAGAAGCTCAATGCCAGCCTGGCATCCTGCTGGGAGCGGGCGGTAGGtgctggaggggatggggacaaggGGGGGACCTCGGCCATATGGCTGCTTGCACGGGGTGAGCAATGCTGGAGCGGAGagggggggtcctgggggagCTCAGTAGCCAAGTCCAAGAGtgatgcctcatccctggagGATTTCAACCAGGCTTGTGGAAAGCCTCGGCACTGATGGGAAGGATGCTGCAAGACACGCAAGCCCTGGAGAGCAAAGGCTGGCTGGAACGATGAGCCGGGATGAGGGGGAGGCAGCCCCAGGGGGGCATGGCCACCTTCCTGTATGGGACACCCCGAGAGGGGAGCCCCGGCTGCTCCTGGACCCTCggcactgccctgctcctgctgaccCCCAGCCTGGGTGCCCTTGCCCGGCCTGGGGCAGCTATTCTTAGCTGTGACCAAGCTGCTCCACGCACATATAATTACCCCATCCCAAAGCAGCAGCGGAGGCTGGAGCTGATGCGGAGCTGCCGTTTCTCCTCCCAGGTATTTTTAGCTGTGGCCCTGGCTGGGAAAGGGCCTGGCCTCAGCGCTGCGGCCACAGCCCGGAGGAAGAGCCGGGTCCCACCGCCCCTCTGGGTTCATCCGGCCAAACAATGgcccagagaggctggaaaAGTGCTCCAGCTTCCCAGGGCTGGCGCCGGGAGTGGGACTGGGTTGTTGCCTCTCAGGGACACGGCTGGGAGGAGCCCCGTCCCCTCCCAGGCACCAGGGATGCCACCCACTGGGCGCTTGGGTGGCCAGGGACTCCTGCAACATCCCTGGTGCACCAGCATCCTCACCAAGCTCAGGTTGAGCCATCCTTCCAGGGAAGCGTGATTTTTCCCAAATCCATGTCTCTACCTCTTTGAGAAATGTGACGGGGGAACCTAAGGCCACCAGGGAGCAtggggacagcatggggactTGGGGCAGTGGTGAGGAggggctccagcagcagatGAAGAGATGGGAGGGCACTGCCCACCTCTGTCCCCATGCTGCCATGTCCCCTCtccccaggccaggctggaggccAATGTGACAGTGCTGGGGGACAAGGTGCTGGCCCTGCGGCGCGAGCGGGCTGAGCTGGCCCGTGACAAGGCAGCTCTGCAAGGTGAGCTCCATGCCCCCACAGCAGCAGCGTGGGGCGCAGGTCTCCGTCCCCATTCCCCCCCATGCAAGGAGCCCCATGCCATTCCCCCAGCCACGTGCCCTTTGGGGACAATGCCCAGCAGGGCAGGCTCTGGTTTGGGGtgtgggggtttggggtgtCAGGGGTTGGGGTGTACGTGTGACCCCGCTGTCCCCTTCAtcctgcagaggagctggcgCAGGGCGAGGCGCAGGTGCGGGGGCTgcggcagcagctggaggaggcagcagagcagcagcgaGCGCTGCAGGCACATGGGGAGCAGTGCGAGGCCCGGCAGAGAGAGCTTGAAGCCACCCTGTAAGGTCCTTGTCCCCTGCCACAGGCTGGGCACTCCAGAACATCTACCCCCccaacccagcccagcccctccatcaccctgccctggccccccctccccacggAGACCCTCCATCGTCCCCCCAGGCAGAGACACCCCCTCACACGTCTCCGCTCTACCCGCAGACGGGACTACGCGGCTGAGGTCGACGTGCTGCGGCGGCGGATGAGGGACCGAGCAACTGGGCGCAGGTGCCCCCCGTCCCGGTACTTTCTGTGGGTGCACAGCTAGGGGAGGGGCCcggcctggggagggggcttcaCCAGTGTCACCAGTTTGAGTGCTCATGGGCACGCTTGCCGGCATGTGCCATTGTCACCGGTGTCCCCAGGGGAGCAGGACCCGGGGGCTGTGGAGGGATTCACTCCCTGCATTCCCCTCTTTTGCAGGAAAGGCTgaagccccgcagccccccgtCCCCGGAGGCTggggccgggcccccccgccccgctgagCCCATCATTCCCAGTCCCACAGCGCCCCTTAGCACTGGGACCCAGCAGCGGCTCAGCCCGGCCGCGTCCGACCGGAGCCAGCGCGTCCAGGCGAAGGATGCTGGTGGGCACCGCCTGTCCCGATCCCACCGCGTGTCCCGACCCTGCCGTCTTGCCATGATGCTGCCCTGTGTCCCAGCCCTGTCGTGCTTCCCGATCCGGCTGTGTGTCCCGATCCTGTTGTCGTGATGCTGCCTTATGTTCTGATCCCGCCGTGTGTCCCGATCCTGACATCTTGTCATGATGCTGCCCTGTGTCCTGATCCTGCCGTGTGTCCCAGTCCCACTGTGTGTCTCGATCCCACTGTGTGTCCTGATTCTGCCATCTTGTCGTGATGCTGCCATGTCCCGATCCTGCTGTATATCCTAATCCTACCCTGTGTCCCAATCCCACCGTGTGTCCTAATCCTGCCTTCTTGTCGTGACACTGCCCTGTGTCCCGATCCTGCTGTCCCGatgccagtgctgcagctgggccGGAGCAGTCAGCCATCCAGCTTGTGGGCAGTGTTAGCTCAGCCAGGGAACGGTTTCCCCACCGGCTGCTTGGGGCTGCTGTAACCAGCTCCAGGGTTTAGTGCCATGTTCCCGGTGCACTCCAGAAACTGGGATGACTGGGCAGGCATTTGGGCAATAAAGGCTGCTCTGCTCACTGGGTCGTCCCTCTGTTCCCCCTGAGCCCAGCTGTCCCCTCGAGCCCAGCTGTGCACCCCCAATTCCAGCTATCCCCccaagcccagctctcccccAAGCCTAGATGTGTCCCCCCCAAGTCTAGCAGTCCCCCCAAGCCCAGCCATGTCCCTGATCCCAGCCATGACCCCCCGAGCTCAGCCATGCCCCCCCAACCCAGCCATGCCCCCCCCCGCAAGCTGAGCCCAGCCATCCCCCAAGCCCAGCCATGTCCCTGATCCCAGCCATGTCCCCCCCAGCCATCCCCCAAGCCCAGCCATGTCCCTGATCCCAGCCATGCCTGCCTGAGCTTAGCCATGTCCCCCCTGAGCCCAGCCATCCACCTGAGCTGAGCCCAGCCATGTCCCCCCTGAGCCCAGTGATGGCCCCCAAGCCCAGCCATCCCCCTGAGCCCAGTCATGTCCCCCCCCCAGTCCCAGCCATGCCCCTCAAGCCCAGCTGTCCCCCCGAGCCAAGCCCAGCCATCCCCACAGCCCCGCTTGGGCATCACACACACCCCAGGGCTTTAACCAGGCTCTGCCACCGCGATGGCCAGcggctgccagggcaggacccggcTCTGCCAGGGACCCCAAAGACACCCTGGGGGGCCTGGCTGGGGATGAGGGGCCGAGTTGAGGATGGGGGGACAGGGATCAGCagatgctgctgttctgcagtcGCTTCCCAGCATCTTTGATCCGCTTTGAAGAAAGTTTCCAGGAAAGTTGCAGATTttcctgctgtcactgctgcaaTATCCTGtgcagagggcaggcaggctgctcaCAGGCATccggcctcctcctgcctgcacccctcaTGGGGGATCGCACCCCAtgccccccactgccccccagcttgggagggggcagggagggtgctggcaggcagctttCCAGGTTGAAGTGTCTCTGCAAGGAGGTCTCCACCCAGGCCGGGGCTCCTCGGGCTGTGGAGCCTGTTGTGGGGGGACCAGCCCCATTCCTGCACCCCAGACCTGGTGGTCCCAGAGCAGagaccccagccctgcagcagttTGGGATGGGGAGGGCAACAAGGCACAGCCGTTCCCATGGCCCGACCTCAACGCAACATGAGCCCTTGGCATAGGAAGGATTAATTATAGGAGGGGTGCTAACTGGAAAATGGGACAGAGGGTGGGTCTGCAGCACCGTGGGGGGCAGTTGCCCCATCGGGATTCCTGCTGACCCCAGGAGGCTGTGAGGAGCCCTTGGGTGGATTGCTGGCGGGAGCATCCAACTGGCAAAGCCACCAGCGCACCAGGGTCCCAGGGCCAGCGCCAGGGCCAGGGGTCCAGCGGAGCCCCGGCAGCATCCCTGGTGGGGCCAGGGGTGACTCACTGTTATTTGCAGCTcaggaaggaaacagcagtAGCTGAGAATGGATTCGGGACCGACACCATCCCGGCTATCACAGACACTTCCCGGTCTCCAGGGACCGCGACGCAGCCAGAAGGCAGGAAACAGCGAGAGGCTCGGGGTCAGTGCCTGGTGCAGCCTCACGCCTCGgcccccccagccagccccccccagcccaggctgggtatcctgcagagctggggggggggtcctgggcacagccagcccctccactgcagcccagggctcctgagggatggggacagggtggTAATGGCCGTGGCCAGGATCTGAGCATGgtccagctcagcccagccctggtTTGTGGTCACTGGTGCTGAGGGTCTGACAGGCAGcatcccccctccctccagTCCCCGCCACGGTGCTGCCTGCACCCAATGAGACCCCTTTTCCTTGCACTGAGGAGCCCCCTCCgtgtccccagcctgtccccaaaccagccctcacccccacccctcacccctcAGCCCAGTGTGGTGCAAAGGGGACCCCAGACCTGGAGTGCGATGGGGGAGATGGCTGCAAACCCATGGTTCTGGGCCACCGTGGCAGCAATGCTGGCATGTGTGGCCATCcctgcatggggctggggcCACTGCGCTCCTTGTGCTCAGTCAGGGCTTCCTCAGCAGCCGGGGGACCCAGCCATGCTGCAGATGGGCACAGAAAGGTCTGGATTTGCCCCTTGCCCCCCTCCACCAGCTGCTCCTTGCCCAGCAGAGATGTTCCCAGCAAGGCACAGAGACCAGAATCAGCTCCCCAGGCCCCACGGCAGGATGGTGGCTCTGCAGAGTGACAGCACCCATGGGTACAACAGCTGCAGGTTCCTACAGGTGGCTTCATCCCACAACCCCACAtgccccagcccaccccacagCTGCATCCTTCCCCTGCCCACAAGCTGCCTGCAAGGTGCAGGAGAGCAGATGTGGAGCATCACTCCCTTCGTGCCACCGACCTGGCAAGCAGCTGGGTCCAGCGGTGACTCACACGCCACTGTCTCACCACGAGGATGTGACACCAGGACCAACCCGGGGTGCCCAGTGCAGGTGGTGGGATCCCCCTCTATCACCCACCAGCGAGCACCAGCAGCCGCAGAccaccctgctgcccctgcGGACTCATTCCCCGGGCATCCCTGGCACCCGCCATGCCCGGGTCTATTTCAGGGTGAGAGCTGGTCCCAGGGGACCACCAGTCTGGGGTGGGGGACGGAGGTCCCAGACTTCGCCCCCGTCTGTTAGCAACCAGGAACAATAGTCCTCCTGCAAACAGAAGCTGGGTCGCGATAACGTGGCCTGTCCAAGGCATCCGGAGAGGCAGGAAGGAAcccagcagaaggaaatattAGATAGAGCAATATAAACACGGCGGCGAGAGCGAGCTCCGCCCCGGCACGGCGCCCTTGAAAGGGACCGCCGTGGGGTGGGGTGCACAGAGCATCAGCGGGATGGAGAAGAGCAGCTACCCCATGGCCAAGTTTGGTCTGGAGGCCAAGGAAGCAATGCCCAAGCGAGATTGTGGGTTTTATGTGAAGTACATCTTCCTCTTCACCTCTCTCATTCAGTTCCTCATCATCCTGGGGCTGGTGCTGTTCATGGTGTACGGCAACGCGCAGGCGGGCACCGACACGCACCTccggctgctggagcagcagctgcaggatcGCTACAACAAGATCATCACCCTCAGCGGGAGGAACCTGAACCTGACGCGCACCCTCAACGCCACCCTCAAGGAGAAGCAAGGGCTGCAGGTCCTCACCCAGAAGGTGCAACGGGACCTGGATAAGTGCAATAGCACCCAGGCACCCAACTCCATCAATACGGTGAgacaccccctccccagggagggACGGCAAAGCCCCCTGGGTACTGAGGGCAGAGATGCACCCAGGGGTGCTGTGAGGTCCCAGCTTCTTGCAGCCCCCTTCAGCTCTGCGAGCATCAGCAGGTGCAGACAagagggcagggggtggcagaGCCCACCGGTGATGCCAATGTGTCCCCCCCCAGGCCCAGGCAGGTCTCAGCCCTGGCATCCAGACAGCAGCTGTTGGCCAAAGGGGTTCCAGTCTCGCAGCCCTCCTCCTCATCCGctgcccccaccagcccccagtGCTCTCACCAGCACCTGGGAGGGAGCACAGTGATGCTGGGGGGGGTCTTTACAGGATGCTCTGAACCtactcctcttcctccctccatcTCAACTGCAGGAGATTATGAAGATGATCATCTTCctccagaaaacaaagctgGATGAGTGTCAAATGAACCGTAGCCGCATCGACGCCAACTGTAGCGGTAAGAGACCCACACACACCTGCCCCCCCACCCTGGGCactccccctcccagccccctggagacccccagcacctctctggcacccaccacagccagcatGGGGGGGTCTGCCCTCTCCCTGGGCTAGGCAGGGTTATTACCCTGAGATGTGGGGTGGGAGTCATGAGGGGGGGAAAACCACGTACCCTAATTCTGTGCCCCCGCAACCCTGCAGCCGAGAGGGTGCTGCTGCAACACCAGTTGGACCAGAAAACCCTGGCCAAGAAGGAGGTGGAGGAAAAATGCCGCCAAGTGGATGCCATGCTGACCAAAGCCACCCAGGAGCAGGAGAACTGCCAGTGGGAACTGCTGACCACCAAGGCCATCTACAAGCCCACCAAAAGCAACCTGGAGCTGCTGAAGCGGGAATGCAGTTCCTTGAAGTCTGACATGAACTACATCTTCCAGCGCATCAAGGACATGGTCAGCCCGTACAGCTGCAGCGCCGTCCACGAGCAGATCAGCCGGCTGACGCAGCGAACAGAGGAGCTTTTCCTCCGGCAGCAGGAATGGGAGACCAACTACATGGAGAAAAGCTTCTGTGACATGAATCTGGTCCAGTGTCACACCAACTGCTCCAAAGAGAAGCAGGAGTTGgacaagcagctgcagaaagttGAGGCACAGCTCAAGGGTGGCcaagaggagaagaagaagCTGCTGGCGGAGAAGGAGCAGCTCCgcaaggagctggaggagaaaagcagagccGCTGCGCAGGCTGTGTACTTCAAGGAGCAGCTGAATATCTGCATGGGCTCGAAGgtgagggagctgctggggtgcagggacatcccccagcaccctccGCAGCTGCACCGGTAGCACACAGGGCTGGACACATACATCCTTCTGCACATGCAATTTTGCATGCGCATCTTTCCTCTGCACATGTACTTCTGCAAACGCCCTTTtgcacacacattttcttttgcacatgCACTTTCGCAGgtgcatctttcttttgcaaacaCAATCCTGCACAGCTGCGGGTGCACCCCGGGCAGGCACAAGCCGCTGCAGCACCCTCAGACCCCCTTCACCCAGAGGTGCCAGCACTGACTGCCACCACCCGCTCTCCTCCACAGATAGACACCTTCTTCGACATCACAGGCTCGCGGGTGCCGGGGAGCAGCGGGCGACTGGGACCCTTCACCAGCACGGGCTCCTACATGGATGCTCTGAGGAACCAGCGCATCTTTGGGAACATGGGTGAGTTCTGGGTAGGGGGCTCACTGTGggatgccccccccccccccctcatgTTGGGGGTCACCATCCCCACTGCTACCCAGCTCAGATTCTATTGCTCCATCCCACCAGGCAAAATCAACATGGAGGAGATCCAGCGGATGGCACAGAAGATCACGGAGCAGTTTGCGTCCGCCCTGAAGGACCCCAGGTGAGGGATTCCACTGGGAAAGGGGGGCATAGGGGGCTGGGAGTGAGCAGTGCTGGGGtgagggcctgatcctgccctCTCTGCAGTAGCTAACAGCTGAGCAGTGCACGGAAAATGGCGGCGAGGGGCTCAAGAACAAGCCCGGGAGGTGCTTCCCATGGCACGGATGGCAAACCCTGACTGGGAGTGAACAGCCAGCACCACCActgtcctccccctgccccgggtggggggctgccagcaccgCGGGAGCCAggaccaccccacccccccctccccgagtCCCTGCACTCATCCCCTCCCGCATGCTCACCTCCCCTATGCATGTACCTATACACTTGGAGACGGGGCGGTTGGCAGCTGTAAATACATCCAGCTCTGAGCACCAACACAGCTCGCTGCACGTGTGTCTGGATGCctatggggggggggggggtgtgcagAGGCCACGGCCGGGACGGGGAGTAGGAACATCCCATCCTGGCTTCACATGCCCCTTTGGGGCGGGAAGCGCACAAGGCTGAGCGAGCAGGAAGCCCAGAGCCGCCGAGCCTTGGCAGCCCCATCCTGCCATCGAGCCCCCCTCGGCACACCGGGGCGTGGGGCCAGAGTGTGGTGATTAATCACCAGCTGCCACTGGCTGATACACCGTGCTTCCCACTCCTTCCTGTCCCTAAGGCCTTTCCTGCCTGCCGGGCTGCCTGCACGCCATCCCCTCCCCGGGAGGGGGATGCAGTGCTCCCAGCGTGcccccatccccagccagcacccccagatcccaTTTGGGTCCCGCAAGCCACATCCCTCCTGGGATACAGGGAGCCACATGCTCCCACCACTCTCTGCTGCTAGAGGAGGGGGATATCACTGGgtccccccatccctgcccagcccttgGAAGAGCACGGTGGCAGGGTGGGATCGGGGTGACAGAGAGGCTCCCCGCTGTCCTAGCTGCccctgcacagcctggctgggggaCCAGGGGGATCTGCTCGGTGCCAGAGGATTTCCTAGAGCTTCACTATAAAGAATCTTGGACCACCAGGCACATCTGCAGCCTGGGAGCCCcagatggggcaggggggagagcAAAGTCCCTGGGAAACCCCCATCTTCGGTGCTGAGTGCAAGCGCTGGGGGTATCCCACAGCTCCCCAAGCTGGGGACCCTAGGGGTCCCAAGTACCCAGCGCTGCATCTCTACGGCTGTGGGTGCAAGGATAAGCCCCGCCAACACGCTGAGCCCCACATCCCCCACTCCACGGTGTGGAGGGGGATGCCCCAGGGGGAGGTCAGGGTGACTTTTCCCTTCCAGTTGCTCCAGCTCCTTGTTTGTCCTCCTGGCCAGGAAACAGGGCCGCTCccag
This window contains:
- the LOC114014046 gene encoding coiled-coil domain-containing protein 194-like isoform X2, coding for MSPSGMDPAVPKATLKVLGLCAMLLVLVAAVTVAVAVMVWRSEAVGKLQGCREQAANESRELGNRVAELEQEQARLQRAAVAGAQAEDALRQELTQARGDGKKLNASLASCWERAARLEANVTVLGDKVLALRRERAELARDKAALQEELAQGEAQVRGLRQQLEEAAEQQRALQAHGEQCEARQRELEATLRDYAAEVDVLRRRMRDRATGRRCPPSRYFLWVHS
- the LOC114014046 gene encoding coiled-coil domain-containing protein 194-like isoform X3 — protein: MSPSGMDPAVPKATLKVLGLCAMLLVLVAAVTVAVAVMVWRSEAVGKLQGCREQAANESRELGNRVAELEQEQARLQRAAVAGAQAEDALRQELTQARGDGKKLNASLASCWERAARLEANVTVLGDKVLALRRERAELARDKAALQEELAQGEAQVRGLRQQLEEAAEQQRALQAHGEQCEARQRELEATLRDYAAEVDVLRRRMRDRATGRRCPPSRKG
- the LOC114014046 gene encoding coiled-coil domain-containing protein 194-like isoform X4 — translated: MSPSGMDPAVPKATLKVLGLCAMLLVLVAAVTVAVAVMVWRSEAVGKLQGCREQAANESRELGNRVAELEQEQARLQRAAVAGAQAEDALRQELTQARGDGKKLNASLASCWERAARLEANVTVLGDKVLALRRERAELARDKAALQEELAQGEAQVRGLRQQLEEAAEQQRALQAHGEQCEARQRELEATLRDYAAEVDVLRRRMRDRATGRRKG
- the LOC114014046 gene encoding uncharacterized protein LOC114014046 isoform X1, producing MSPSGMDPAVPKATLKVLGLCAMLLVLVAAVTVAVAVMVWRSEAVGKLQGCREQAANESRELGNRVAELEQEQARLQRAAVAGAQAEDALRQELTQARGDGKKLNASLASCWERAARLEANVTVLGDKVLALRRERAELARDKAALQGELHAPTAAAWGAGLRPHSPPCKEPHAIPPATCPLGTMPSRAGSGLGCGGLGCQGLGCTCDPAVPFILQRSWRRARRRCGGCGSSWRRQQSSSERCRHMGSSARPGRESLKPPCKVLVPCHRLGTPEHLPPQPSPAPPSPCPGPPSPRRPSIVPPGRDTPSHVSALPADGTTRLRSTCCGGG
- the LOC129784508 gene encoding uncharacterized protein LOC129784508, with product MATHASIAATVAQNHGFAAISPIALQEPWAAVEGLAVPRTPPPALQDTQPGLGGAGWGGRGVRLHQALTPSLSLFPAFWLRRGPWRPGSVCDSRDGVGPESILSYCCFLPELQITVSHPWPHQGCCRGSAGPLALALALGPWCAGGFASWMLPPAIHPRAPHSLLGSAGIPMGQLPPTVLQTHPLSHFPVSTPPIINPSYAKGSCCVEVGPWERLCLVALPIPNCCRAGVSALGPPGLGCRNGAGPPTTGSTARGAPAWVETSLQRHFNLESCLPAPSLPPPKLGGSGGHGVRSPMRGAGRRRPDACEQPACPLHRILQQ
- the PLVAP gene encoding plasmalemma vesicle-associated protein isoform X2; translated protein: MEKSSYPMAKFGLEAKEAMPKRDCGFYVKYIFLFTSLIQFLIILGLVLFMVYGNAQAGTDTHLRLLEQQLQDRYNKIITLSGRNLNLTRTLNATLKEKQGLQVLTQKVQRDLDKCNSTQAPNSINTEIMKMIIFLQKTKLDECQMNRSRIDANCSAERVLLQHQLDQKTLAKKEVEEKCRQVDAMLTKATQEQENCQWELLTTKAIYKPTKSNLELLKRECSSLKSDMNYIFQRIKDMVSPYSCSAVHEQISRLTQRTEELFLRQQEWETNYMEKSFCDMNLVQCHTNCSKEKQELDKQLQKVEAQLKGGQEEKKKLLAEKEQLRKELEEKSRAAAQAVYFKEQLNICMGSKIDTFFDITGSRVPGSSGRLGPFTSTGSYMDALRNQRIFGNMGKINMEEIQRMAQKITEQFASALKDPS
- the PLVAP gene encoding plasmalemma vesicle-associated protein isoform X1, whose translation is MEKSSYPMAKFGLEAKEAMPKRDCGFYVKYIFLFTSLIQFLIILGLVLFMVYGNAQAGTDTHLRLLEQQLQDRYNKIITLSGRNLNLTRTLNATLKEKQGLQVLTQKVQRDLDKCNSTQAPNSINTEIMKMIIFLQKTKLDECQMNRSRIDANCSAERVLLQHQLDQKTLAKKEVEEKCRQVDAMLTKATQEQENCQWELLTTKAIYKPTKSNLELLKRECSSLKSDMNYIFQRIKDMVSPYSCSAVHEQISRLTQRTEELFLRQQEWETNYMEKSFCDMNLVQCHTNCSKEKQELDKQLQKVEAQLKGGQEEKKKLLAEKEQLRKELEEKSRAAAQAVYFKEQLNICMGSKIDTFFDITGSRVPGSSGRLGPFTSTGSYMDALRNQRIFGNMGKINMEEIQRMAQKITEQFASALKDPSS